One window of the Vigna radiata var. radiata cultivar VC1973A chromosome 1, Vradiata_ver6, whole genome shotgun sequence genome contains the following:
- the LOC106766681 gene encoding uncharacterized protein LOC106766681 isoform X1, with the protein MEGNLSQGGMVQGGSSFGGFDLPGSMRVHRQGHHPHSMSQHQTHPCQGPSVHSSVHDGFPLTMGTLQNCDQTIAMTEFSQGDRNKNSPSDESFAEEGVDGHHEGGRGKKGSPWQRVKWTDKMVRLLITAVSYIGEDATSDCGGARRKITVLQKKGKWKSVSKVMAERGYRVSPQQCEDKFNDLNKRYKKLNDMLGRGTSCQVVENPSLLDVIDYLSEKEKDEVRKILSSKHLFYEEMCSYHNCNRLHLPHDLELQRSLQLAHRNRDDHDSDDVRRSHHDDHDEDDLEVETDDHDDFEENYATHADSRGVYGEAGRPMKRSKPGQGHEDAATFGSALNSQEYNKSSYPHMVQSDVNQAAPEKMSSPWLQKQWFESRSLQLEEQKLQIQVEMLELEKQRFKWQKFSKKKERELEKLKLENERMKLENERIALELKRKGAGADFN; encoded by the coding sequence ATGGAAGGGAATTTGTCTCAGGGAGGTATGGTTCAGGGTGGGAGTTCCTTTGGTGGTTTTGATCTGCCTGGATCAATGAGGGTTCATCGGCAAGGGCATCATCCTCATTCCATGAGTCAACATCAAACTCATCCTTGCCAAGGGCCTTCAGTGCATTCCTCAGTTCATGATGGTTTTCCTCTCACAATGGGAACCTTGCAGAACTGTGATCAAACAATTGCAATGACTGAGTTTAGTCAGGGAGATAGAAACAAGAACTCTCCAAGTGATGAAAGCTTTGCTGAGGAAGGTGTTGATGGTCATCATGAAGGAGGTAGAGGGAAAAAGGGGTCGCCTTGGCAGAGGGTGAAGTGGACTGATAAGATGGTGAGACTTCTGATAACGGCTGTTTCTTACATAGGTGAAGATGCAACATCCGACTGTGGTGGCGCAAGGAGAAAAATTACAGTCCTACAGAAAAAAGGGAAGTGGAAATCAGTTTCCAAGGTCATGGCTGAAAGAGGTTATCGTGTTTCACCTCAGCAGTGTGAGGATAAATTCAATGATCTCAATAAAAGGTACAAAAAGCTTAATGATATGCTAGGCCGGGGAACTTCTTGTCAGGTTGTTGAGAATCCTTCTCTATTGGATGTGATAGATTATCTTtctgagaaagaaaaagatgaagttCGAAAAATATTGAGCTCGAAACACTTGTTCTATGAAGAGATGTGTTCTTACCATAATTGTAACAGGTTGCATTTACCCCATGATCTGGAATTGCAACGATCACTTCAGTTGGCTCATAGAAATAGAGATGATCATGACAGTGATGATGTCAGAAGGTCTCATCACGATGATCACGATGAAGATGATCTAGAAGTGGAAACTGATGAtcatgatgattttgaggagaATTATGCTACTCATGCAGATAGTAGAGGAGTCTATGGGGAAGCGGGGCGACCTATGAAGAGATCGAAACCAGGGCAAGGACATGAAGATGCTGCTACTTTTGGCAGTGCTTTAAACAGCCAAGAGTATAACAAAAGTTCATACCCTCATATGGTTCAATCTGATGTCAATCAAGCTGCACCCGAGAAAATGAGTTCACCATGGTTACAGAAGCAATGGTTTGAATCTCGTTCACTTCAGTTAGAAGAGCAAAAGCTACAAATTCAGGTCGAGATGTTGGAGCTGGAGAAACAAAGATTCAAGTGGCAGAAGTTTAGTAAGAAAAAGGAGCGGGAGTTGGAAAAGTTGAAGCTggagaatgaaagaatgaagCTTGAGAATGAACGTATTGCTTTAGAACTCAAACGAAAGGGAGCGGGTGCTGACTTTAACTAG
- the LOC106766681 gene encoding uncharacterized protein LOC106766681 isoform X2 — translation MVQGGSSFGGFDLPGSMRVHRQGHHPHSMSQHQTHPCQGPSVHSSVHDGFPLTMGTLQNCDQTIAMTEFSQGDRNKNSPSDESFAEEGVDGHHEGGRGKKGSPWQRVKWTDKMVRLLITAVSYIGEDATSDCGGARRKITVLQKKGKWKSVSKVMAERGYRVSPQQCEDKFNDLNKRYKKLNDMLGRGTSCQVVENPSLLDVIDYLSEKEKDEVRKILSSKHLFYEEMCSYHNCNRLHLPHDLELQRSLQLAHRNRDDHDSDDVRRSHHDDHDEDDLEVETDDHDDFEENYATHADSRGVYGEAGRPMKRSKPGQGHEDAATFGSALNSQEYNKSSYPHMVQSDVNQAAPEKMSSPWLQKQWFESRSLQLEEQKLQIQVEMLELEKQRFKWQKFSKKKERELEKLKLENERMKLENERIALELKRKGAGADFN, via the coding sequence ATGGTTCAGGGTGGGAGTTCCTTTGGTGGTTTTGATCTGCCTGGATCAATGAGGGTTCATCGGCAAGGGCATCATCCTCATTCCATGAGTCAACATCAAACTCATCCTTGCCAAGGGCCTTCAGTGCATTCCTCAGTTCATGATGGTTTTCCTCTCACAATGGGAACCTTGCAGAACTGTGATCAAACAATTGCAATGACTGAGTTTAGTCAGGGAGATAGAAACAAGAACTCTCCAAGTGATGAAAGCTTTGCTGAGGAAGGTGTTGATGGTCATCATGAAGGAGGTAGAGGGAAAAAGGGGTCGCCTTGGCAGAGGGTGAAGTGGACTGATAAGATGGTGAGACTTCTGATAACGGCTGTTTCTTACATAGGTGAAGATGCAACATCCGACTGTGGTGGCGCAAGGAGAAAAATTACAGTCCTACAGAAAAAAGGGAAGTGGAAATCAGTTTCCAAGGTCATGGCTGAAAGAGGTTATCGTGTTTCACCTCAGCAGTGTGAGGATAAATTCAATGATCTCAATAAAAGGTACAAAAAGCTTAATGATATGCTAGGCCGGGGAACTTCTTGTCAGGTTGTTGAGAATCCTTCTCTATTGGATGTGATAGATTATCTTtctgagaaagaaaaagatgaagttCGAAAAATATTGAGCTCGAAACACTTGTTCTATGAAGAGATGTGTTCTTACCATAATTGTAACAGGTTGCATTTACCCCATGATCTGGAATTGCAACGATCACTTCAGTTGGCTCATAGAAATAGAGATGATCATGACAGTGATGATGTCAGAAGGTCTCATCACGATGATCACGATGAAGATGATCTAGAAGTGGAAACTGATGAtcatgatgattttgaggagaATTATGCTACTCATGCAGATAGTAGAGGAGTCTATGGGGAAGCGGGGCGACCTATGAAGAGATCGAAACCAGGGCAAGGACATGAAGATGCTGCTACTTTTGGCAGTGCTTTAAACAGCCAAGAGTATAACAAAAGTTCATACCCTCATATGGTTCAATCTGATGTCAATCAAGCTGCACCCGAGAAAATGAGTTCACCATGGTTACAGAAGCAATGGTTTGAATCTCGTTCACTTCAGTTAGAAGAGCAAAAGCTACAAATTCAGGTCGAGATGTTGGAGCTGGAGAAACAAAGATTCAAGTGGCAGAAGTTTAGTAAGAAAAAGGAGCGGGAGTTGGAAAAGTTGAAGCTggagaatgaaagaatgaagCTTGAGAATGAACGTATTGCTTTAGAACTCAAACGAAAGGGAGCGGGTGCTGACTTTAACTAG